In Cellulomonas sp. Y8, the genomic stretch CCTGTCCCAGTACGGCGGCGCGCTCGCCGAGGCCACCAACCTCGGCCTGCACGACATCATCGCTGCGCTGCGCTGGGTGCGGGAGAACATCGCCCGGTTCGGCGGCGACCCCGACAACGTCACCGTCACCGGCCACAGCGCGGGCGCCTTCAGCGCCCTGAGTCTGCTCGCCGCACCGTCCGCCGACGGTCTGTACCACCGGCTCGCCGCGTTCTCCGGCATGCCGTCCCGCCAGGTGCCGGCGTGGGGAGCGGAGGAGCGTGCCCTCGCGGTCCTCACCGCCCTGGGTATCCAGGACGATCCCGAGAAGCTGCTGGACGTCGACGCGTACGTGCTCGCCGCGACGATGGCCGCCACGCAGTCGTCGGACCCGGGCGCCGCGCACGGGGTCGACAACGACGTCATCGCCATCGTCGACGACCGCGACCAGCCGAACGGCGTCCTCGTCGACCATCCCATGCGCGTCCTGGAGTCCGGCCGGCACCGCGACGTCGAGATCCTCTTCAGCAGCACCACCCACGAGACCGACTGGTGGGTCCTGCACCGGACCGAGGACTTCGACCCCGGCAGCATCGACGGCCTGGTCGAGGAGTTCGCCCACCGCAACCGCATCCCCCGCAGCCGCGCCCGCACGATCATCGCCGCCTACGACGTCGACGGACGCACCCCGGTCCAGGTCCGCGGTGCGCTGCTCACCGACTTCTCCTTCACCCTCCCGCAGGCCCGCGGAGCGCTCGCGCACGCAGCCGCCGGAGGCACCGCGCACCTGCTCTGCGTCGGCCCCGTCGAGGGAGCGCACGCCGTCCACGGCACCGAGATGTACGGCATCGTCGGCCAGACGCGACCAGGTGCCTCCGATGAGCAGATCGCCCGCGACACGCTCGTGCGCGACGCACTGCTGGCCCTGGCGTCCGGCGACCAGAGCGGGCTCTGGGACGCGGTCACCGACATCCCCCTGACCCAGGGTGTCGGCAACCCGCCGTACGACCCGACCACCCACGCGCGCGACGTGCTGCAGACCTTCGACGGCATCGCCCGGCCCTGAACAGCTCGCCCTGGTGCGCCTCGGCGACCTCGGCGGATGCCCGCCACACCGGTCGTCGGGTGCTTCTTCGCGGCCCGGCAGTCGCCGCGGACGGCATGGAGTACGACCGATCCTGATACGCAGAGGTGCCAGTAGGCCGTTTCATCTTGCGCTGACCTCCGGCTGCGTGCTGTTGCGATGTCCGACCTGGCCGCCAGCGTCCAGCATCGGCGGATCACGCTCGCCCGGGTCAGCGGTGCACGACGACGCGCACGCGCCACCCGATCGCCGCCGCGACAGCCGCCACCAGAAGCAGCGCGAGCCCGCGGACCAGCGCCTCGTGCGCGTGCGTGACCATCGCGTTGCCCCAGTCCACGTCGGACTGGGCGAACTGAGTGGCCACGTACCA encodes the following:
- a CDS encoding carboxylesterase family protein, yielding MTGTTNHPVRSWMGIPYAAAERFRRPVLLPFDPDRPYDQKGPAPLQAGDTSWLEADNGFSEDCLNLNVWAPEDTGDKPLPVVVYVFGGGWMLGANTQTTSNASGLAATGRAIGVSLNYRLGPFGCLSLSQYGGALAEATNLGLHDIIAALRWVRENIARFGGDPDNVTVTGHSAGAFSALSLLAAPSADGLYHRLAAFSGMPSRQVPAWGAEERALAVLTALGIQDDPEKLLDVDAYVLAATMAATQSSDPGAAHGVDNDVIAIVDDRDQPNGVLVDHPMRVLESGRHRDVEILFSSTTHETDWWVLHRTEDFDPGSIDGLVEEFAHRNRIPRSRARTIIAAYDVDGRTPVQVRGALLTDFSFTLPQARGALAHAAAGGTAHLLCVGPVEGAHAVHGTEMYGIVGQTRPGASDEQIARDTLVRDALLALASGDQSGLWDAVTDIPLTQGVGNPPYDPTTHARDVLQTFDGIARP